GAATCCTTGAATGTAGATTCCATTGGAACCGCTGGTGTCGGAGGTGGTGAAGATGCCAAGCCAGTCGTTCAGATTGCCAGAAGAGTCCGTGAAGCGCGTGAAGGTGAGGTTGCTGAAGCTCGATACGTCGTTGATGATGAGCTGGTCGGAGGTTCCGCTTCCATCGACAATCCACGAAAGGCCGCCGTCGTTGTAATAGTGGACATAGGTGTCATTCCCGCTTCCACCGGCAAGAATATCACGGAAGCTCGAAGCGCCACCGTTTAACGTATCATTGCCGTCCTGCCCATAGAGCGTGTCTTCTCCCGTGCCGCCGAGCAGATTGTCGGAACCGGTCCCGCCATAGATCAAGTCAGAACCAGCATCACCACTGATAAAATCGTCGCCGGCACCGCCATCCAATGAGTCGTTGCCGTCTCCTCCGCTGATGTAATCATTGAGACTTCCCCCAACAATCTGGTTGTTCAGGTTGTTTCCATATATGGACCAAGTCTCGTAAGGGTTGGAGGGGGCCCAATTGTACTGGCCGGACGTCAGTGCGTAAAATCCCATTTCGATCCCCATTCGAGTATGATTGTATGCATTCAAGTGCACGTTATTATTGCTATATTCATATGTTGCAGCGGTCAATAAGGGTAAATTAGGAGATATTGTCGCACTTATAAATAAAACGTTATTCATCTAACTATTTCATTTCTAATGATTAGCTAATGAAGATTTTTAGATTAACCTTGCCTTAACTGTTTAAGGCCAATCATCCCAATGAAAGCGATGCAATGGATTTGCATATTTTTGTATGCAGATGCCGCATCAGATGAAAGATTCGGTTTTTTGCTTTACGAGCATCGGGGGAAGTCATGGGAATTTCCGACGTTTCGGCATCCTTGTTCCAGGCCACCGCCGCGGCCTCCTTCCAGGCGAAGCCCGCTGCTGCGAAGGCCGGTGCCACGGACGGGACGGCACCGGCCGCCTCTTCCAAGACCGACAGGGTCGATCTCAGCGATCTGGCTTCGGCGCTGAAGGGTGATGCGCTTGACCTGTTCAAGAACCTGTCGGCGGACGATCGGACGTCGCTGGGCAAACTCGTCTCCGATGGGGCGCTGTCGGCGGATGAACTCAACGACGCGCTGTCGTCCGCACTGAAATCCGAGCGCAAGAAGGCGTTCTGGCAGTCCGCCAAGGATGACGCCGATGCGGGAGGCACCGCCGAAGGGGCAACGCGCCAGCAGAGCATGAAGGCCATCTCTGATCGCATGGAGTCAACTTTGGAGAGCCGGTATGCAGCCATGGATCGGCCGGGAATGAGCCCCCAAGACCGCTTGGCCGCGCTGGGCAAGCTGAGCGCAGACCTGAAGGATATGCAGGATTCCTGGGACCAGTTGGCTGGCATCGGCATGCCCATGAAAGCCTACACCCTCAAGGGGGGCGATGACCGTTTCTTCGCAACGTCGAAAGAGCAAGCGGCCGGGCAAAAGTTAAAGGACCTGGGATTCCATTCCGGGACCTTTGACAAGGTGCTTTCGAGTCAATCCAAGGATTTCGCGCAGAATTACCTGTCTGAGGAAGGAACGTCTCAGATAACGTTGGGGAATGCGAACAAGTAGTCTGCGACGCCTTCAATGCTGGGTTTTGCCCATATCGTGAAAGTTTAGGCGCAATGTGGGCGGGGGCGAGCACTCCCGTCCGCGAATTGTCACATCGGAGTCAAGCGGAAGCGGTGCTATCGACGGTGTCGTGTCACCACTGCGTTCGCCCATGCATTCCGTTGGAACTCACACCGCTTCAGGGTCCAGTGACGCCGAGAACGTCCGCGCAGCCATCGTCGTGCCGACCTACAAGCATTCGGGCCTGTTGGTCGAGGCGTTGTCCACGGCCCTCGCCCAGGACACCGATTTCGCCTACGCGGTTGTGGTGGTCAACGACGGCTGTCCCTTCCCGGAAACGGAACGGGTGTGCCGGGAGTTCGCCGCGGCCCATCCGGGGAGGCTCTATGCT
This DNA window, taken from Azospirillum formosense, encodes the following:
- a CDS encoding calcium-binding protein, whose amino-acid sequence is MGIEMGFYALTSGQYNWAPSNPYETWSIYGNNLNNQIVGGSLNDYISGGDGNDSLDGGAGDDFISGDAGSDLIYGGTGSDNLLGGTGEDTLYGQDGNDTLNGGASSFRDILAGGSGNDTYVHYYNDGGLSWIVDGSGTSDQLIINDVSSFSNLTFTRFTDSSGNLNDWLGIFTTSDTSGSNGIYIQGFFNGSTYGHGAGEVEYITVGSTTYNLWGYLGLS